The following are encoded together in the Pseudodesulfovibrio indicus genome:
- the selD gene encoding selenide, water dikinase SelD, with product MEKLKLVQMVKAAGUAAKIAPGDLETALSGLSTLPDNRVLAGGPGDNEDAAILSFPAGKALVQTVDFFTPVVNDPYRFGRIAAANSLSDVYAMGGEPWAAMNIVCFPAKKLPMSVLAEILRGGNDAMNEAGAVPSGGHSVEDDEIKYGLAVSGVVDPDRFASNRGVRVGDVLVLTKGIGTGVLATAVKGEMPGCEAMEELLFETCGQLNKAGGAVIRELGLTGATDITGFGLGGHMIELAEASRVRLELHAADVPLLPGAFDMAAMGMMPAGSICNRNHYLPKVSVAEGLDPILRDMMFDAQTSGGLLLAVPEKDLERALALLGEGGATGAVVGRALPGEAGTPPLIIV from the coding sequence ATGGAAAAACTCAAACTCGTCCAGATGGTCAAAGCCGCCGGCTGAGCGGCCAAAATCGCTCCAGGGGACCTGGAGACCGCACTTTCGGGCCTTTCGACCCTCCCTGACAACCGCGTCCTCGCCGGTGGCCCCGGCGACAACGAGGACGCCGCCATATTGTCCTTTCCCGCGGGCAAGGCCCTGGTCCAGACCGTGGACTTCTTCACCCCGGTGGTCAACGATCCCTACCGTTTCGGCCGCATCGCGGCGGCCAACTCCCTGTCCGACGTCTACGCCATGGGCGGCGAACCCTGGGCGGCCATGAACATCGTCTGCTTCCCGGCCAAGAAACTGCCCATGTCCGTGCTGGCCGAGATCCTGCGCGGCGGCAACGACGCCATGAACGAGGCGGGCGCGGTGCCGAGCGGGGGCCACAGCGTGGAGGACGACGAGATCAAGTACGGGCTGGCCGTGTCCGGCGTGGTGGACCCCGACCGGTTCGCCTCCAACCGGGGCGTGCGGGTCGGCGACGTGCTGGTCCTGACCAAGGGGATCGGCACCGGCGTGCTGGCCACGGCGGTCAAGGGCGAGATGCCCGGCTGCGAGGCCATGGAGGAGTTGTTGTTCGAGACCTGCGGGCAGTTGAACAAGGCGGGCGGCGCGGTGATCCGCGAACTCGGGCTGACCGGAGCCACGGACATCACCGGGTTCGGCCTGGGCGGCCACATGATCGAGCTGGCCGAGGCGAGCCGGGTGCGGCTCGAGTTGCACGCGGCGGACGTGCCGCTGCTGCCCGGCGCATTCGACATGGCGGCCATGGGCATGATGCCCGCCGGGTCCATCTGCAACCGCAACCACTACCTGCCCAAGGTCAGCGTGGCCGAGGGGCTGGACCCCATTCTCCGGGACATGATGTTCGATGCCCAGACCTCGGGCGGCCTGTTGCTGGCCGTGCCGGAGAAAGACCTGGAGCGCGCCCTGGCCCTGCTCGGGGAAGGGGGCGCGACCGGTGCCGTGGTCGGCAGGGCGTTGCCCGGCGAGGCCGGGACCCCGCCGCTGATCATCGTCTAG
- a CDS encoding YkgJ family cysteine cluster protein has product MQQDETKEFLDSLPELEEGKTYCFKCYPGIKCFNACCSDLDMVLTPYDVLRMRAALDMNSIDFLRVHATGMHAPDTNFPVFKFKMLDNAARTCAFVTEEGCRIYADRPGACRMYPLGRATRPDGKGGVREQFFIVREDHCMGFLEKDEWTGESWKQDQGFKDYTAFNDRYMNILSRTRQLGRPISDKLAQMAILAFYQIDRFQEFIQTMQLFERVDVDEKRQKAILENENVALSFAMDWFELVLFQDTSKLKPKNVPLRRKGTRPGEE; this is encoded by the coding sequence ATGCAACAAGACGAAACCAAGGAATTCCTCGACTCCCTTCCGGAACTGGAAGAGGGCAAGACATACTGTTTCAAATGCTACCCCGGCATCAAGTGCTTCAACGCCTGCTGCTCGGACCTGGACATGGTCCTGACCCCCTACGACGTGCTGCGCATGCGCGCGGCGCTGGACATGAACTCCATTGATTTCCTGCGCGTCCACGCCACCGGCATGCACGCCCCGGACACCAACTTCCCGGTGTTCAAGTTCAAGATGCTCGACAACGCTGCCCGGACCTGCGCCTTCGTCACCGAGGAAGGCTGCCGCATCTACGCGGACCGGCCCGGCGCGTGCCGCATGTATCCCCTGGGCCGCGCCACCCGGCCCGACGGCAAGGGCGGGGTGCGGGAACAATTCTTCATCGTCCGCGAGGACCACTGCATGGGGTTCCTTGAAAAAGACGAATGGACCGGCGAATCCTGGAAGCAGGACCAGGGGTTCAAGGACTACACCGCGTTCAACGACCGGTACATGAACATCCTGTCGCGCACCCGGCAGCTCGGCCGCCCCATCTCCGACAAGCTCGCTCAGATGGCCATTCTCGCCTTTTACCAAATCGACCGGTTCCAGGAGTTCATCCAGACCATGCAGCTCTTCGAGCGCGTGGACGTGGACGAGAAACGCCAGAAGGCGATCCTCGAAAACGAAAACGTGGCCCTGTCCTTCGCCATGGACTGGTTCGAGCTGGTGCTCTTCCAGGACACCTCCAAGCTCAAGCCCAAGAACGTCCCCCTGCGCCGCAAGGGAACCCGCCCGGGAGAAGAATGA
- the rfaE2 gene encoding D-glycero-beta-D-manno-heptose 1-phosphate adenylyltransferase produces the protein MALPDNPKLMSIRTFLKRKGQFAPGHKLVFTNGCFDVLHPGHVDLLTRARALGDSLILGLNSDESVKMLGKGDDRPLNSAEERAFVLAGLTCVDHIVIFHESTPLELIKACRPQVLVKGGDWPVDQIVGADVVAKSGGEVRSLPLLEGYSTTAFLEKVRG, from the coding sequence ATGGCCCTGCCCGACAATCCCAAGCTGATGTCCATCCGCACCTTCCTCAAGCGGAAGGGACAGTTCGCGCCCGGCCACAAGCTGGTCTTCACCAACGGCTGCTTCGACGTCCTGCACCCCGGCCACGTGGATCTGCTGACCCGCGCCCGGGCGCTCGGCGACTCGCTGATCCTCGGCCTGAACTCCGACGAGTCCGTGAAGATGCTCGGCAAAGGCGACGACCGGCCCCTGAACAGCGCCGAGGAGCGCGCCTTTGTCCTGGCCGGGCTCACCTGCGTGGACCACATCGTCATCTTCCACGAATCCACCCCGCTGGAGCTGATCAAGGCCTGCCGCCCGCAGGTCCTGGTCAAGGGCGGAGACTGGCCCGTGGACCAGATCGTGGGCGCGGACGTGGTCGCAAAGTCCGGCGGCGAGGTCCGGAGCCTCCCCCTGCTCGAGGGCTACTCCACCACCGCCTTCCTCGAAAAGGTCCGGGGCTAG
- a CDS encoding class I SAM-dependent methyltransferase — translation MVWDPDRYEAWFDTPEGQYALDREVQLLQDVLAGWPRRKHKLLEIGCGTGLFLDHLYQMGLDVTGIDNSPEMIMAARKRFGNRAELHLAHGEHMGFSDNEFDYALLWSVLEFSDEPEAMLAEAARVAEKGVLIGFLNKNSLYYSLNVRKSGSTLAKAHWFTWCEMQDLVHRATGFRPTLARSVLAGPMSTWKDTRACNLINARILPPALGAFVAARVDFTNMKPLTPLFAWKSEPEMG, via the coding sequence ATGGTTTGGGATCCGGACAGATACGAGGCATGGTTCGACACCCCGGAGGGGCAGTACGCCCTGGACCGCGAGGTGCAGCTGTTGCAGGACGTGCTGGCCGGATGGCCCCGGCGCAAGCACAAGCTGCTCGAAATCGGCTGCGGCACCGGCCTGTTCCTGGACCACCTCTACCAGATGGGGCTGGACGTCACCGGCATCGACAACTCGCCGGAGATGATCATGGCCGCGCGCAAGCGGTTCGGCAACCGCGCCGAGCTGCACCTGGCCCACGGCGAACACATGGGGTTCTCGGACAACGAGTTCGACTACGCCCTGCTGTGGTCCGTGCTCGAATTCTCGGACGAGCCAGAGGCCATGCTTGCCGAGGCCGCCCGGGTGGCCGAAAAGGGCGTGCTCATCGGGTTCCTGAACAAGAATTCCCTCTACTACTCCCTCAACGTGCGCAAGTCCGGCTCGACCCTGGCCAAGGCGCATTGGTTCACCTGGTGCGAAATGCAGGACCTGGTCCACCGGGCCACCGGGTTCCGGCCCACCCTGGCCCGCTCGGTCCTGGCCGGGCCCATGAGCACCTGGAAGGACACCCGCGCCTGCAACCTGATCAACGCCCGCATCCTGCCCCCGGCCCTGGGCGCGTTCGTGGCCGCGCGCGTGGACTTCACCAACATGAAGCCGCTCACTCCGCTCTTCGCCTGGAAGTCCGAGCCGGAGATGGGCTGA
- a CDS encoding glycosyltransferase family 2 protein: MAGAEFDVAIVIPAWNGWELTEPCLRSIAAHTPGDRYQVVLADNGSTDQTPTEGVALGANLFANRFVHHRLPENLGFATACNQGAAAASAAHLLFLNNDTVVTENWLPPLLDGLRADPRLAGVGPLLLFPDDNTVRANRVQHLGIAASQNLEFRHLYEYFPRTHPAVNRRRKLGVITAAALLMPARLFQAENGFFEGFRNGMEDVDLCCRIAARGGHFSVIPESVVHHHTHGTEGRFAHESENLRLLRARCRRPVEDLYDLVLEDGFEPGFTPWLDLVVKLPDHRAAELDRRYQADPAPDRLALLLDQNPLWDHGHELLTNHLSERGMHAEAAAAAYFRSLLCPGIRAYEHCLRTARQAGFQDMARRYSQTLANLRAALADQTALADKARSLAASARHPALRAALEEWQAV; the protein is encoded by the coding sequence GTGGCCGGGGCCGAATTCGACGTCGCCATCGTCATCCCGGCCTGGAACGGCTGGGAACTGACCGAGCCGTGCCTGCGCTCCATCGCCGCGCACACCCCCGGCGACCGGTACCAGGTCGTCCTGGCCGACAACGGCTCCACCGACCAAACCCCGACAGAAGGGGTCGCCCTGGGCGCGAACCTCTTCGCCAACCGCTTCGTCCACCACCGGCTGCCCGAAAACCTCGGCTTCGCCACGGCCTGCAACCAGGGGGCGGCGGCCGCCTCAGCCGCCCATCTCCTGTTCCTCAACAACGACACCGTGGTCACCGAAAACTGGCTCCCGCCGCTCCTCGACGGACTGCGCGCCGACCCGCGCCTGGCCGGAGTCGGCCCCCTGCTCCTCTTCCCGGACGACAACACCGTACGCGCGAACCGCGTCCAGCACCTCGGCATCGCCGCGTCCCAGAACCTGGAATTCCGCCATCTCTACGAGTATTTTCCGCGCACCCACCCCGCCGTGAACCGCCGCCGCAAGCTCGGCGTCATCACCGCCGCCGCCCTGCTCATGCCCGCCCGCCTCTTCCAGGCCGAAAACGGGTTCTTCGAGGGCTTTAGAAACGGCATGGAAGACGTGGACCTCTGCTGCCGCATCGCCGCGCGCGGCGGCCATTTCTCCGTGATCCCGGAAAGCGTGGTCCACCACCACACCCACGGCACCGAAGGCCGCTTCGCCCACGAATCCGAGAACCTCCGGCTCCTCCGCGCCCGCTGCCGCCGCCCGGTCGAAGATCTCTACGACCTGGTCCTCGAAGACGGATTCGAACCCGGCTTCACCCCCTGGCTCGACCTCGTCGTCAAACTGCCCGACCACCGCGCCGCAGAACTCGACCGGCGATATCAGGCCGATCCCGCCCCGGACCGTCTCGCCCTGCTTCTGGACCAGAACCCCCTCTGGGACCACGGCCACGAATTGCTCACCAACCACCTTTCCGAACGTGGAATGCACGCCGAAGCCGCAGCCGCGGCCTATTTCCGCTCCCTGCTCTGCCCCGGCATCCGGGCCTACGAACACTGCCTGCGCACCGCCCGCCAAGCCGGGTTCCAGGACATGGCCCGACGCTACTCCCAAACCCTCGCCAACCTCCGGGCCGCCCTCGCCGACCAGACCGCCCTCGCCGACAAGGCCCGGTCCCTGGCCGCCTCCGCCCGGCACCCCGCCCTGCGCGCCGCCCTAGAGGAGTGGCAGGCAGTCTAG
- a CDS encoding GntR family transcriptional regulator: MRKQVFNYLRDNILSRSFTPDTRIVEAQIAAKLGVSRTPVREALHLLEQEGFIESIPRVGYKVVQLDEKELDEVIEIRRVNESLACTLAVRNYSEETLAAFRKNIVATRKSMKQEDSDQFLRCDEQFHEILAMASGSRHLLSICQLLRRLMLRYRSRSVGFLDSYQGILDGHIAIVEAYGNRDEQGMIKGLNAHLDYVCKEVCTRSLAKAGSESQD, translated from the coding sequence TTGCGGAAGCAAGTCTTCAATTACCTCCGGGACAATATATTATCCAGAAGCTTTACCCCGGACACCCGGATCGTGGAGGCGCAGATCGCCGCGAAGCTCGGCGTTTCCCGCACGCCGGTCAGGGAGGCGCTGCACCTTCTGGAGCAGGAGGGCTTCATCGAGTCCATCCCGAGAGTCGGGTACAAGGTCGTTCAGCTTGACGAGAAGGAACTGGACGAAGTCATAGAGATACGCCGGGTCAACGAGAGTCTGGCGTGCACCCTGGCCGTGAGGAATTACTCGGAGGAAACCCTCGCCGCGTTTCGCAAGAACATCGTCGCCACCCGAAAATCCATGAAACAGGAAGATTCCGACCAGTTCCTTCGCTGCGACGAACAGTTTCATGAGATTCTCGCCATGGCGTCGGGCAGCCGCCACCTCTTGAGCATCTGCCAGTTGCTCCGTCGCCTGATGCTCCGGTACCGCAGCCGGAGCGTCGGTTTTCTCGACTCCTACCAGGGGATTCTGGACGGGCATATCGCCATTGTCGAGGCCTACGGGAACAGGGATGAACAAGGCATGATCAAGGGCTTGAACGCGCACCTCGACTATGTCTGCAAGGAAGTGTGCACCCGGAGCCTTGCGAAAGCCGGGAGCGAAAGCCAGGACTAG
- a CDS encoding TRAP transporter large permease yields the protein MTEILLLSTLAMLLLGMPVAICLGASSLLVIILQGMPSQIAVQRFFAGVDVLPLMAIPFFILAGNLMDSGGLAKRLVSLANVFVGRVSGGLGIVTIMGCVFFAAISGSGVATAAAMGAIMIPSMVKRGYDRGFASAVVASASPIGVVIPPSISFIIYAVLTSSSVTDLYQAGIPAGMIMGLCLVVVVLTISKKQGYKGDDHPFSWSEALHAFKDASWALGTPVILIGGVFGGIFTPTESAVVAVVYALLIGLFAYRELKWTDLYRVFLDSAKMTSKIMLIISMALCFAYLLTYNQVPQAVMEMFLSFSENKYVVLMIINLLLLVAGTFMETSAILLITVPILLPVLQKFNIDLVHFGIIISANTAIGLMTPPFGVCLFTTSSIGQTSIQELSRRVIPFIGALIVAMAIITYIPQSVMFMVDLW from the coding sequence ATGACTGAAATACTCCTCCTCTCCACCCTCGCGATGCTGCTCCTCGGGATGCCGGTGGCCATCTGCCTCGGCGCTTCGTCCCTCCTCGTCATCATACTCCAGGGGATGCCCTCACAGATCGCCGTGCAGCGATTCTTCGCCGGCGTCGACGTGCTGCCGCTGATGGCCATTCCGTTTTTCATTCTCGCCGGGAATCTCATGGACAGCGGCGGTCTGGCCAAGAGGCTCGTTTCCCTGGCTAACGTTTTCGTGGGCCGGGTCTCGGGCGGCCTGGGCATCGTCACCATCATGGGCTGCGTTTTCTTCGCCGCCATTTCCGGCAGCGGCGTGGCAACGGCCGCGGCCATGGGCGCGATTATGATCCCCTCCATGGTCAAGCGCGGATACGACCGGGGCTTCGCCTCGGCGGTGGTCGCCTCCGCCAGCCCCATCGGCGTGGTCATCCCGCCCAGCATCTCCTTCATCATTTACGCCGTCCTGACGAGCAGTTCCGTCACGGACCTGTACCAGGCGGGCATCCCCGCCGGAATGATCATGGGCCTGTGCCTTGTTGTCGTGGTGCTGACCATTTCCAAGAAGCAGGGATACAAAGGCGACGACCATCCCTTCTCCTGGTCGGAGGCCCTCCATGCCTTCAAGGACGCCAGCTGGGCGCTGGGCACCCCGGTCATTCTCATCGGCGGCGTGTTCGGCGGCATCTTCACCCCGACGGAATCGGCGGTCGTGGCCGTGGTCTACGCCCTGCTGATAGGCCTCTTCGCCTACCGGGAACTGAAGTGGACCGACCTCTACAGGGTGTTCCTCGATTCCGCCAAGATGACGTCCAAGATCATGCTGATCATTTCCATGGCTCTGTGCTTCGCCTACCTGCTCACCTACAACCAGGTCCCGCAGGCCGTCATGGAGATGTTCCTGAGTTTCTCCGAGAACAAATACGTGGTCCTGATGATCATCAACCTCCTGCTCCTGGTGGCGGGCACGTTCATGGAGACCAGCGCCATCCTGCTGATCACCGTGCCCATTCTCCTGCCGGTCCTGCAGAAGTTCAACATCGACCTGGTCCACTTCGGCATCATCATCAGCGCCAACACGGCCATCGGCCTGATGACGCCGCCCTTCGGAGTGTGCCTGTTCACGACTTCGAGCATCGGTCAGACGAGTATCCAGGAACTCTCCAGGCGGGTCATTCCCTTTATCGGAGCGCTGATAGTGGCCATGGCGATCATCACCTATATCCCGCAGAGCGTCATGTTCATGGTTGACTTGTGGTAA
- a CDS encoding TRAP transporter small permease, which produces MRYLFGNGLSWAEELSRYMMVWLIYICAIVVFREGTQISVTAIEDKLPNAWRFTLNIAQKVVCIVFFLMVGYLGIKIMPFASFQKSPNMQIPMKYMYMLFPIASWLIVLQLIANLIRDFGRDHD; this is translated from the coding sequence ATGCGCTACCTATTCGGCAATGGGTTGAGCTGGGCCGAGGAGCTGTCCCGCTACATGATGGTATGGCTCATCTACATATGCGCGATCGTCGTCTTCCGCGAAGGGACGCAGATCAGCGTCACGGCGATCGAGGACAAGCTTCCGAACGCCTGGCGGTTCACCCTGAACATCGCGCAGAAGGTGGTCTGCATCGTCTTCTTTCTCATGGTCGGATACCTCGGCATCAAGATAATGCCGTTCGCCAGTTTTCAAAAATCTCCGAACATGCAGATTCCCATGAAGTACATGTACATGCTCTTTCCCATTGCCTCCTGGCTCATCGTGCTGCAACTGATCGCCAACCTCATTCGGGATTTTGGACGCGACCATGACTGA
- a CDS encoding TRAP transporter substrate-binding protein: protein MALTFFAASIQPAAAEKVLKLGHMMPLVSVEQSCALKFKELVETRSNGRLKIEIYPAGQLGRDKDILEALQFGTLDLGVITTSPQTNFAKEIGVLDVPYLFRDWDHVGKLMHADFYDSLLSSTEKAMFYNFCLLPRGFRNVTNNTRPIVEPSDLNGLKIRVIESPVFVDTFKALGASPQAMSWGEVFTALQQGAIDGQENAMITIYDEHVYEVQKYVSNTRHIFAFASLCGSKMLFDGYPKEDQDLIRQAAKDTAESMMGVVRADVKKVEDKLVAKGMLVNDVNADAFRSVIKPVQEKIAKDYSEDFFNKIKALAE, encoded by the coding sequence TTGGCTCTGACTTTTTTTGCCGCGTCCATCCAGCCTGCGGCAGCGGAAAAGGTCCTCAAACTGGGGCACATGATGCCCTTGGTTTCGGTTGAACAGTCCTGCGCCCTGAAGTTCAAGGAGTTGGTGGAGACCCGCTCCAACGGCAGGCTGAAGATCGAAATCTACCCCGCCGGACAGCTGGGCCGCGACAAAGACATCCTGGAAGCCCTCCAGTTCGGCACCCTTGACCTGGGCGTGATCACCACCTCTCCGCAGACGAACTTCGCCAAGGAGATCGGTGTGCTGGACGTTCCCTACCTGTTCAGGGACTGGGACCACGTCGGCAAGCTGATGCATGCCGATTTCTATGACAGCCTGCTGAGCTCCACGGAAAAGGCCATGTTCTACAATTTCTGCCTGCTGCCCCGTGGTTTCCGGAACGTCACCAACAACACCCGCCCCATCGTCGAGCCTTCCGACCTGAACGGCCTCAAGATCCGGGTCATCGAAAGCCCGGTCTTCGTCGACACCTTCAAGGCGCTCGGCGCGTCCCCGCAGGCCATGTCCTGGGGTGAGGTGTTCACCGCCCTGCAGCAGGGCGCCATCGACGGCCAGGAAAACGCCATGATCACGATCTACGACGAGCACGTCTACGAAGTGCAGAAGTACGTGTCCAACACGCGCCACATCTTCGCGTTCGCCTCCCTTTGCGGCTCCAAGATGCTCTTCGACGGGTATCCCAAGGAGGACCAGGACCTGATCCGCCAGGCCGCCAAGGACACCGCCGAAAGCATGATGGGCGTCGTCCGCGCCGACGTGAAGAAGGTCGAGGACAAGCTCGTGGCCAAGGGGATGCTGGTCAACGATGTGAACGCCGACGCCTTCCGCTCCGTCATCAAGCCTGTGCAGGAAAAAATCGCCAAGGATTATTCCGAAGACTTCTTCAACAAAATCAAGGCGCTTGCGGAATAA
- a CDS encoding ketopantoate reductase family protein, whose amino-acid sequence MKIAVIGSGAMGCLFGGKLQLQPENDVTLLDAWPAHVEQLSRHGLTMGTDDGEVVIPIKATLPAEAREAADLVIVFTKSMHTASALETAKAAIGPDSMVLTLQNGLGNIEKIAQHVPMANIVAGVTTMPSDLAGPGRINSHGVGKTTIGSALPEGAGRAKIVADLLNRAGLETIVCEDILSRIWGKVAFNSALNTLCAVTGLPVGGIGQCETGRSLARKVVEEVVSVAQRKGLSVDLEENWAMVAKALDEHGSHKPSMLQDILSKRETEIDTIAGGAVAEAEALGMAVPTTAVLADLVRTIQHEYLK is encoded by the coding sequence ATGAAAATCGCGGTAATAGGTTCCGGAGCCATGGGGTGCCTCTTTGGCGGCAAGCTCCAGTTGCAACCGGAGAATGATGTCACTCTGCTGGACGCGTGGCCGGCGCATGTGGAGCAACTGAGCCGGCACGGCCTGACCATGGGCACGGATGACGGGGAAGTCGTGATCCCGATCAAAGCGACTCTTCCCGCCGAGGCCCGGGAAGCCGCAGACCTGGTCATCGTCTTCACCAAGTCCATGCACACGGCAAGCGCCCTGGAGACCGCCAAGGCGGCCATCGGGCCCGACTCCATGGTGCTGACATTGCAAAACGGATTGGGCAACATCGAGAAGATCGCACAGCACGTGCCCATGGCCAACATCGTGGCCGGGGTCACGACCATGCCGAGCGACCTGGCCGGCCCGGGCAGGATCAATTCGCATGGCGTGGGCAAGACCACCATCGGTTCGGCCCTGCCCGAGGGGGCCGGACGGGCGAAAATCGTCGCGGACCTGCTCAACCGGGCGGGACTGGAGACGATCGTCTGCGAAGACATCCTGAGCCGGATCTGGGGCAAGGTAGCCTTCAATTCGGCCCTGAACACCCTGTGCGCGGTCACGGGGCTTCCCGTCGGGGGAATCGGCCAGTGCGAAACCGGACGCAGCCTTGCGCGCAAGGTCGTGGAGGAAGTGGTCTCGGTGGCGCAAAGGAAGGGTTTGTCCGTCGATCTGGAGGAAAACTGGGCCATGGTCGCCAAGGCCCTGGATGAGCATGGAAGCCACAAGCCGTCCATGCTCCAGGACATCCTGTCCAAGCGCGAAACGGAAATCGACACCATCGCGGGCGGAGCCGTGGCCGAGGCCGAAGCCCTTGGCATGGCCGTGCCCACCACGGCGGTCCTCGCGGATCTCGTGCGCACCATCCAACACGAGTATTTGAAATAG